The uncultured Mailhella sp. genome segment CGGACCAATCACCCGTACTTCACGGGCACGAATCTGCTCGTTGCGGCGCACGCCGTCCTGAGGCACGTCGCGGCGAGGTCTCATGTTAGGCGAAGCTATAGCTCATACCTCCACGTTTGAACGGTTCCTCACTGTCCGCCTTGATCATGGCGATCACGTCCTCCACGGAGCGGAAGCCGATGTTCTCGCCGGAACGCAGGCGGACGCTGAAGCCTCTGTCGGCCACTTCCTTGTCGCCCACCACGAGGACGTAGGGAATCTTGGCCATCTGGGCTTCGCGAATCTTGAAGCCCAGCTTTTCGTTGCGCAGGTCGGTTTCCACGCGGATACCGGCCGCAACGAGGCTGGCCTTCATTTCCTTGACATAATCCATCTGGGCGTCGGTCACGTTGACGATGCGGGCCTGCACGGGAGCAAGCCAGGCAGGGAAGGCGCCGGCGTAATGTTCGGTGAGAACGCCGATGAAGCGTTCCAGCGAACCCAGAATGGCGCGGTGCACCATGACGGGACGATGACGTTCGCCGTCCTGTCCGACGTACACGAGATCGAAGCGCTCAGGCAGGGTGAAGTCCACCTGAATGGTGGAAAGCTGCCATTCGCGGCCGATGGCGTCGGTGACCTTGATATCTATCTTGGGGCCGTAGAACGCGCCGTCGCCTTCGTTGATCTGGTAGGGCTTGCCTTCCTTCTCCACGGCCTTGATGAGCGCGTTCGTGGCGTTTTCCCAGTCCGCGTCGGAGCCGATGCTGTCCTCGGGACGGGTGGAAATGAAGATGCGGTACTTGAAGCCGAAGAGATCCATCAGGTCGGCGGAAAGATGCATGACGTTGATGATTTCGTCTTCCAGCTGATCGGTGGTGCAGATGATGTGGGCGTCGTCCTGGGTGAACTGGCGCACGCGCAGCAGACCGTGCAGCGTGCCGGACTTTTCATGACGATGCACCACGCCGAGCTCGAACATGCGCACGGGCAGATCGCGATAGCTGTGCAGGGTTTCGCCGTACATGAGCATGTGGCCCACGCAGTTCATGGGCTTCACGCCGTGGACGTCGCCTTCGATTTCCGTGAAGTACATGTTTTCACGGTAGTGATCGTAGTGACCGGAACGCTCCCACAGTTCGCGGCGCAGAATCTGCGGGCCGCGCACGAGCTCGTAGCCGCGCTTGAGATGTTCGCGCACGAGGAAGTCTTCGAGAATGGTGCGGAGCATCATGCCCTTGGGCAGCCAGAAGGACATGCCCGGGGCCACGTCTTCATGGAAGGAGAACAGGCCGAGTTCCTTGCCGAGGCGGCGATGATCGCGTCTCTTGGCTTCCTCAAGGGCGTTCAGATATTCCTTGAGGGCCTTTTCATCCGCAAAGGCCGTGCCGTAAATGCGGGAAAGCATGGGATTCTTTTCGTCGCCGCGCCAGTAGGCGCCGGCCACGGAAAGCAGCTTGAAGGCCTTGACCGCGCCCGTGCCGGGAATGTGCGGTCCGCGGCAGAGATCAAGGAAGTCTCCGCAGCGGTACAGGGACACGGTGTCGGCATCGATGCCCTTGATGATCTCCACCTTGTAGTTCTCGCCCTTGTCGCGGAACAGGGCAACGGCGTCGTCCTTCTTCATCACGGAGCGCTCGAAGGGAACGTTCTCGGCGATGATGGCGCGCATTTCCTTTTCAATGGCTTCAAGGTCGTCGTGGGAGAAGGGACGCGGAGTGTCGAAGTCGTAATAAAAGCCGGAGTCGATGGACGGGCCGATGGTGACCTTCACGTCGGGGAACAGTCTCTTCACGGCGGCGGCCATGACGTGGGAAGTGGAATGACGCAGCAGCTGAAGCCCTTCGGGGTCCTCAGCCGTCACGGGGGCGGCTTCCAGCGCATCGGCGGGCATTGCAGCAGAAAGATCGAGCAGCGTTTCCTTGTCTGCGGTCTTCACGCGGCAGGCAAGAGCGGCCTTGAACCGTTTGCCGGAAAGAGCCTGCTTCAGCACCTCGGCGCAGGATGCGCCGTCGGCGGCCTCAACCAACTTTCCTTCTACGGATATCTGCATGGGAAACTCCAAAAATCACAGTTGATAAAACAAAAAAGAAAAGGGAGGCGCTGCCTCCCTTTCCGATGATTTTTTGTGGTAGGCACGAGCAGACTTGAACTGCTGACCCCTTCCGTGTCAAGGAAGTGCTCTGCCACCTGAGCTACGCGCCTTTATTGTTCGGTGAGGACGATTCTTATAGACCTTTCCCCGGTTCGTCAAGCATTTTCTACAAGAATTTTTCACTTTCTTCCCCGCAGCAGGCCTCCGCAGACCCTGCTTCGGGCAGGCCCGCGTCTTTCCGCGCTCCGAAAACTGCGCGCAATGCTTCCGCTTTTTCCCGGGCCGCCGCCCGCCCTCCCGACAGGCGAAAACGCGCGTCCTCCAGGCGTTTTGCCGCCTTCTCTCTTGAAGCCCCGTATTGCGCGAAGGACATTCCTGTGCTAGGCTCAGGACTCATTAATTGCCAAAAGGGTAAAAAGTTCTTATTGTCGGCATAGGGAGGATGCCATGAAGGAACTTTTTTATCTTTCTCATGAACAGATTGCTCGTATCAAACGCAACTTTCCTCGTTCCCATGGCATTCCGAGAGTCGATGACAGGCGTGTCGTCAGCGGCATTATCTATGTCATCAAGCACGGCCTGCAATGGAGAGATGCCCCGCGCGAGTATGGACCATACAAAACTCTCTACAATCGTTTTATCCGCTGGAGCCGATTGGGTGTCTTTAACAGGATTTTTGCGGAGCTTGTTGAACAAAACGGCTCCACAACACGCTTGATGATTGATACCACACATCTCAAGGCACACAGGACAGCAGCAAGTTTGCTGAAAAAAGGGGCCTTTCCCGATGTATCGGACGCACAAAAGGCGGCCTGAATTCAAAACTCCACGCTGTCTGCAATGCCTTCGGTCAACCGTTGGCCTTCCATCTGTCCGGCGGTCAGGTGAGCGACTACAAAGGCGCTGCTGTCCTGCTTGATACTCTGCCGCAGGCCAGGGAGCTTCTGGCGGATAGAGGCTATGATGCCGACTGGTTTCGTCATGCCTTGTCCCGTAAAGGAATCACGCCGTGTATTCCTGGCAGACACAGCCGAAAAACTCCGGTGGTCTATGACAAGGAGGTTTATAAGCAGCGGCACAAGATAGAAATCATGTTCGGCCGACTCAAGGATTGGCGCAGAATAGCCATGCGTTATGACCGTTGTGCACACACGTTCTTTTCGGCCATTTGTCTCGCTGCCATTGTCATCTTTTATATTTAATGAGTCCTGAACCTAACAGCGCAAAAACGTACTTTTAATGATGGAGGATCAACATGTCCGCAAAAGCCGCCGACTTCTCGCTTATTCTCAAACTTCTGGCCGGCATCGTGATAGGCTCCCTCATAGGCACCTACCTCGGCAACAACACGCAAAGCCCCCTGCATCACATCATGGATGCCGTGGTCTCCCTGCGCTACATCTTCGGTCAGATCATCTTCTTCCTGGTGCCGCTCGTCATCGTGGGCTTCATCACTCCGGCCATCGTCCGCCTCGGCCAGAACGCCAGCAAAATTCTGTTCACCGCCGTGGCCATCGCCTACATCTCCTCCATCGGCGCGGCCTTCTTCTCCACCGTTTCCGGCTACATCATCATTCCCCATCTTTCCATCGCCACCTCCACGGAAACGCTGCGCAAGCTCCCCGAAATCGTGTTCCAGCTCGACATTCCCCCGCTCTTCAGCGTCATGAGCGCCCTTGTCCTCGCCCTCTTCTTCGGCGTGGCCATCACCTGGACCAAATCGGAAAACCTGGCCCGCATCTTCGCCGAACTCGAACGCGTCATGAGCTCCCTCGTGGTGCGCATCATGATTCCCATCCTGCCCTTCTTCGTGGGCATGTCCTTCCTCGGCCTCGCCTATGAAGGTTCGCTCAGCCTGCATCTGCCGGTGTTCATCTCCATGGTGCTCATCGTCATCGTGGGGCACTTCATCTGGCTTGCCGTGCTCTACGGCATCGGCGGCGCGCTCTCCGGCCGCAATCCCTGGGAGGTGTTCCGCTACTACACTCCCGCCTATCTCACCGCCGTGGGCACCATGTCCAGCGCCGCCACCCTGCCCGTGGCCCTCGAATGCGCCCGCAAGTCCCGCGTGCTCAGCAAGAACCTCGTGGAATTCATGATTCCCCTCGGCTCAACCGTGCATCTGTGCGGCTCCGTGCTCACCGAAACCTTCTTCTGCATGACCCTGCATCTCATGCTCTACGGCACGCTGCCGAGCGTCGGCGTCATGATTCTCTTCTGCCTGCTGCTCGGCATCTTCGCCGTGGGCGCTCCGGGCGTGCCCGGCGGCACCGTGGTGGCCTCCCTCGGCATCGTGACCGGCGTGCTCGGCTTCGATCAGAACGGCGTGGCCCTGCTCATCGCCATCTTCGCCCTGCAGGACAGCTTCGGCACGGCCTGCAACATCACGGGCGACGGCGCGCTCACGCTCATGCTCGAAGGCATCTTCAACCGCAACGAACAGCTCGGCGAACTCCAGCACAAGAACGAGGCGTAACCATGAGCATGAACGAACAGGAACGCTCCGTCTTTCTTTCTCTGCTGCACAAGGAAGTCGTGCCCGCGCTCGGCTGCACGGAGCCCATCGCCGTGGCCCTGTGCTCGGCCCGCGCGGCCGAGGAACTCGGCAGGACGCCAGAACGCATGGACGTGGCCGTGAGCGCCAATCTTCTCAAGAACGGCATGGGCGTCATGGTGCCCGGCACGGGCGAAATGGGTCTCGGCGTGGCCGCGGCCGCAGGCGCGCTCGGCGGCAAGAGCGCCCTCGGGCTGGAATGCCTGAAGGATCTCAACGAAGCCACGGCGCAGGCCGCGCGCGACATGCTTGCCAAAGACGCCGTGCGTCTGCACCTGGCCGACAACGATCAGCTTCTCTACTGTCTGGTCACTGTGCATGCCGGAAACGAAAGCGCCGCCGCGGAACTTGCGGGCAGCCACGACAACATCACCCGCGTGTGGAAAAACGGCGAACTCGTCCTTGAAAAGAAGCAGGAGAGCGCCGACGCCGAAAACGCAGACGAGCCCTGGCCGCTCACGCTGGCCAAAATCTACGAATTTGCAGTCACGGCCCCGCTTGAGGAAATCAGCTTCATTCTGGAAGCCGCGCGCATGAACCGCCGCGTGGCCGAAGAAGGACTCCGGCAGCAGTACGGCCTCGGCGTGGGCAAGATGATGGACATGCAGATCCGCAATCACATGCTCGCCGACGATCTGCCCACCTTCGCCACCAAGCTTACGGCCGCCGCGGCCGACGCGCGCATGGCAGGCGTGATGATGCCCGTCATGAGCAATTCCGGCAGCGGCAATCAGGGCATCACCTGCACCATGCCCGTGGTGGCCTGCGCCATCCGCACCCAGGCCGACGACGAAAAGCTCGCCCGCGCCCTCATGGTGAGTCATCTTACCTCCATCCACATCAAGCATCACCTCGGCCGCCTTTCCGCCCACTGCGGGGCCATGGTGGCGGGAACGGCCTCGGCCTGCGGCATCGCCCTGCTGCTCGGCGGCGGTCTCAAGGACATGGAACGCACCGTGCGCAACATGGTGGGCAACGTTTCGGGCATGATCTGCGACGGAGCAAAAAGCAGCTGCGCCCTCAAGGTGGCCACGGCCGTGGGCGCGGGCATTCAGGCCGTGCTGCTTGCCCTCAACGGCACCGTGGTGCCCGGCAACGAAGGCATCGTGGACGACGACATCGAAGCCTGCATCGCCAATCTCGGACGCCTCGGCTCCAAAGGCATGAAGGAAGCCGACAAGGTCATTCTCGACATCATGCTGCACAAGTCCTGATACCGGACAGACAGACGCAAAACAGACGGGGCCCGGAGTTCCGTCTGTTTTTTTATGCAGAACTCCGCCCTGCGCTTCTCCCGCCGCCGGAATTGTTTCTTTGCCGTCCCGGAGTCTGCCGACGCCGGACATCGCGCGCAGTCCGCAAAACGAAGGCGTTCTGCGCCGGGAATCGACCGAGCTTGTCACAAATCGAGGCGTCTCAGCTCTGCGGATCGCCCGCGCAAACGCAGAGCGAGACATCCCAGCTTCGAGAATTGTCTGTGCAGAGGGCAGACGGGGCCGATTGCGAATCGCTTTCAGGTCGCAGACGGCGGAGCATCTCCGCGACGAAGATCACTCGTGCAGTCCAAAAGCGAGATGAGTCTCAAATCCGAGGCTCTTTCACTCAGAACGCAGACCGGAAGTTTTTCAGCGCCGAAGAGCTTCCGAACAGAGCGCAGGCCGAAGGCTTTCCTGGGCAAAGATCATTTGTTCAGGCGTCAGAAACAAAGAGAGTAGCCGAACGATGCTCACCCGCGCAAACCGCAGAAGGAAGGGCGTTTCTTCCACGAGATCGTCGAGATCGTCCGCTCAGTCCGTGCAGACTGCGGTGCATTCCAACGTCTAAAATTTTCCGGTCACACAGCCGACGCGCATTCCGCGTCAGGGCATCCGCGGGAAACGACAGGCCTATTTCAGAGAAATCTTATGTCCTGCCCAGAGGTCTGCCTTCTTTCTTCTGGACAAGCACAAACCGCTATTTTATCGTGAAAGGACTTTTTGCTGCTGCCCCGACAAACGGGAACAATGCACATTCTCATTTCTACAAGGATATATCCCTATGGGCATGACCGTAACTCAGAAAATACTGGCCGCGCACGCCGGACTCGAAAGCGTGACCGCGGGCCAGCTCATTGAAGCGAAGCTCGACGTGGTCATGGGCAACGACATCACCATAGCGCTGGCCGTTCCCGAATTCCGCAAGGCCGGAGCCGACAAGGTCTTCGACAAGGACAAGGTTGTGGTGGTTCTCGACCACTTCGCTCCCAACAAGGACATCAAGGCCGCCATGCAGTGCAAGGTCTGCCGCGAATTCGCCCGCGAAAACGAACTCACCCACTTCTTCGACGTGGGCCGCATGGGCATAGAACACGCCCTGCTCCCCGAACAGGGCATCGTGGCTCCCGGCGAAGTCATCATCGGCGGCGACTCCCACACCTGCACCTACGGCGCGCTCGGCGCGTTCTCCACGGGCGTGGGCAGCACCGATCTCGCCATGGGCATGGCCACGGGCGAAAACTGGTTCAAGGTTCCCGCGGCCATCCGTTTCAACCTTACGGGCAAGCCCGGCAAGTGGGTCTGCGGCAAGGACGTCATGCTGCACGTCATCGGCCTCATCGGCGTGGACGGCGCGCTCTACCGCTCCATGGAATTTTCCGGCAGCGGCGTGGCCAACCTCTCCATGGACGACCGCTTCTCCATGACCAACATGGCCATTGAAGCCGGAGCCAAAAACGCCACCTTCCCCGTGGACGACGTGTGCCGCGCCTACCTCGAAAAGCACTGCAAAAAGAGCTGGACCGCCTACGAGGCCGACCCCGACGCCGAATACGAAAAGACCATCGACATCGATCTTTCCGCCATCCGTCCCACGGTGGCCTTCCCGCATCTGCCCTCCAACACCCGCACCATCGACGAAGTGGGCGACGTGGAACTCGATCAGGTGTTCATCGGCTCCTGCACCAACGGCCGCATGGAAGACATGGCCATGGCCGCAAGCATTCTCAAGGGCCACAGGATCAGCGACAGGCTGCGCGTCATCGTTATTCCGGCAACGCCCTCCATCTACATGGAATGCATGGAAAAAGGATACATCCGCACCTTCATGGAAGCCGGATGCGCCGTGAGCACCCCCACCTGCGGCGCATGCCTCGGCGGCCACATGGGCATTCTCGCCGCGGGCGAAAAATGCCTTTCCACCACCAACCGCAACTTCGTGGGCCGCATGGGCCATGTGGAGTCGGAAGTGTATCTGTGCAGCCCGGCCGTGGCGGCCGCTTCGGCCATAGCGGGCCGCATCGTCAGCCCTGAAGCAATCATGGACAA includes the following:
- a CDS encoding dicarboxylate/amino acid:cation symporter; its protein translation is MSAKAADFSLILKLLAGIVIGSLIGTYLGNNTQSPLHHIMDAVVSLRYIFGQIIFFLVPLVIVGFITPAIVRLGQNASKILFTAVAIAYISSIGAAFFSTVSGYIIIPHLSIATSTETLRKLPEIVFQLDIPPLFSVMSALVLALFFGVAITWTKSENLARIFAELERVMSSLVVRIMIPILPFFVGMSFLGLAYEGSLSLHLPVFISMVLIVIVGHFIWLAVLYGIGGALSGRNPWEVFRYYTPAYLTAVGTMSSAATLPVALECARKSRVLSKNLVEFMIPLGSTVHLCGSVLTETFFCMTLHLMLYGTLPSVGVMILFCLLLGIFAVGAPGVPGGTVVASLGIVTGVLGFDQNGVALLIAIFALQDSFGTACNITGDGALTLMLEGIFNRNEQLGELQHKNEA
- the thrS gene encoding threonine--tRNA ligase, with translation MQISVEGKLVEAADGASCAEVLKQALSGKRFKAALACRVKTADKETLLDLSAAMPADALEAAPVTAEDPEGLQLLRHSTSHVMAAAVKRLFPDVKVTIGPSIDSGFYYDFDTPRPFSHDDLEAIEKEMRAIIAENVPFERSVMKKDDAVALFRDKGENYKVEIIKGIDADTVSLYRCGDFLDLCRGPHIPGTGAVKAFKLLSVAGAYWRGDEKNPMLSRIYGTAFADEKALKEYLNALEEAKRRDHRRLGKELGLFSFHEDVAPGMSFWLPKGMMLRTILEDFLVREHLKRGYELVRGPQILRRELWERSGHYDHYRENMYFTEIEGDVHGVKPMNCVGHMLMYGETLHSYRDLPVRMFELGVVHRHEKSGTLHGLLRVRQFTQDDAHIICTTDQLEDEIINVMHLSADLMDLFGFKYRIFISTRPEDSIGSDADWENATNALIKAVEKEGKPYQINEGDGAFYGPKIDIKVTDAIGREWQLSTIQVDFTLPERFDLVYVGQDGERHRPVMVHRAILGSLERFIGVLTEHYAGAFPAWLAPVQARIVNVTDAQMDYVKEMKASLVAAGIRVETDLRNEKLGFKIREAQMAKIPYVLVVGDKEVADRGFSVRLRSGENIGFRSVEDVIAMIKADSEEPFKRGGMSYSFA
- a CDS encoding IS5 family transposase (programmed frameshift), translated to MKELFYLSHEQIARIKRNFPRSHGIPRVDDRRVVSGIIYVIKHGLQWRDAPREYGPYKTLYNRFIRWSRLGVFNRIFAELVEQNGSTTRLMIDTTHLKAHRTAASLLKKGAFSRCIGRTKGGLNSKLHAVCNAFGQPLAFHLSGGQVSDYKGAAVLLDTLPQARELLADRGYDADWFRHALSRKGITPCIPGRHSRKTPVVYDKEVYKQRHKIEIMFGRLKDWRRIAMRYDRCAHTFFSAICLAAIVIFYI
- a CDS encoding L-serine ammonia-lyase, iron-sulfur-dependent, subunit alpha, which codes for MSMNEQERSVFLSLLHKEVVPALGCTEPIAVALCSARAAEELGRTPERMDVAVSANLLKNGMGVMVPGTGEMGLGVAAAAGALGGKSALGLECLKDLNEATAQAARDMLAKDAVRLHLADNDQLLYCLVTVHAGNESAAAELAGSHDNITRVWKNGELVLEKKQESADAENADEPWPLTLAKIYEFAVTAPLEEISFILEAARMNRRVAEEGLRQQYGLGVGKMMDMQIRNHMLADDLPTFATKLTAAAADARMAGVMMPVMSNSGSGNQGITCTMPVVACAIRTQADDEKLARALMVSHLTSIHIKHHLGRLSAHCGAMVAGTASACGIALLLGGGLKDMERTVRNMVGNVSGMICDGAKSSCALKVATAVGAGIQAVLLALNGTVVPGNEGIVDDDIEACIANLGRLGSKGMKEADKVILDIMLHKS
- the leuC gene encoding 3-isopropylmalate dehydratase large subunit, producing MGMTVTQKILAAHAGLESVTAGQLIEAKLDVVMGNDITIALAVPEFRKAGADKVFDKDKVVVVLDHFAPNKDIKAAMQCKVCREFARENELTHFFDVGRMGIEHALLPEQGIVAPGEVIIGGDSHTCTYGALGAFSTGVGSTDLAMGMATGENWFKVPAAIRFNLTGKPGKWVCGKDVMLHVIGLIGVDGALYRSMEFSGSGVANLSMDDRFSMTNMAIEAGAKNATFPVDDVCRAYLEKHCKKSWTAYEADPDAEYEKTIDIDLSAIRPTVAFPHLPSNTRTIDEVGDVELDQVFIGSCTNGRMEDMAMAASILKGHRISDRLRVIVIPATPSIYMECMEKGYIRTFMEAGCAVSTPTCGACLGGHMGILAAGEKCLSTTNRNFVGRMGHVESEVYLCSPAVAAASAIAGRIVSPEAIMDKEGND